ttcggatgattttgaagcccataccacgcctgtatatctcagtcaagtgttcccgtgaagttttagccattgaatcacactataacatcttcaaatttcgatcgaaaattctcaggGAGCTGccacttttcccgccaattttcaagtttcaaacgaagaagatggtgtccccctaaccagttgtggggtgcgaatagcagtttccttttttgggtgccccttaaccaaatctgggctccgtatagcaagtgtcctacGGGGTGTTCCGagcaatttttcgagccgatttttccaacaatatttattttccaaaaatacctaaaaatacacaaaacatcataataaggacgaaaacgagtactaacaatacgaaacattgaggacaatttaggcacataaatgcgcctatcacTCAACGGGTAGGCTCAAGGGGTATGCAAACCGGGTTTTCAAACCTCTGCCAGTTCACAAAGTCAAATCGTAGAGGTAAGAAAACCGGGTTTGAGAATCTCCCCCATTCCCGAACTCATATGTAAAGAGTATATAAGTCGGGTTTGCAAGCCTCTACAGTTCACGGAAATCAACAGTTCACGGAAATCAGAAGGTATGCATACTGGGTGCAGGTTCCTTGCTCTAAGCAGTTTTGAAGATCTCTCATTCTTAAATTTTCATGGACAATTtttaaatgatcaacttgaaccAAAATAGTTTGTAAATAATAAATTGTCCAAACTAAGATTACTAAGGATCTATGAAATTTCATTGCTCGATTATATTTCGAGAGTTTAGTCAAGACAAGCTTgaattcaaaatttcttctttacaaTATTAAATCTTCTAAAATCATACAACAacgtctcataagatagaatggtatataccatgagtaaataggatagaccagtcttcacatacctctttgctGATAAAGTTCTTGTAAATGTCTTCGTCTTTGCTGATAAagttcttgtagtcttcaatcttctatTCAGTGATATataatactcaactaccatgatttaatcctaatccgagacttgactttaacaGATTAGAAATCAATATATTGTTTtctgcatctaacattgacaacatgtttgagataggaaaacgtgcgagttcgaccaagtgaTCATGCTCTAACATAGGGAATCAATGAATAATGTGCACACCAATCCGTATTATACCATCGATCTATCGCCAGTTGTTCATGTGATCACGAAAGATATGCTTATCGTATCACCTTGTCTTTATTCCACCAATTTAATATCATAAACATGATTATGATATATCCTTGTGATTAAAGAAACCTTTGAATGACCGTAAATTAGGCTTAGGCCAAGACTATTCGTAACCAAACTTCTGCAATTCACTGAGATTTCAATTCATAACCCTAAATCGCACATCTTCCCCCTTAAAGACCTtgacaaataaagctcccacATTAAACAATAATGGAACCCTCGCTTTCCGTTGGTCTAGAAAGATCTTTTCTAATGCAAAAattatggtgaggacacttggcattaCTCTATTGATTGtaataattaaaatttggttATAATTTGGATACATCAAATACTTAATTGTCCGTTAGTAAGGGTGTTGAAAAAAAAGTAGGTAGAAAATACTTATATTAGAATTTAAACTTGAATTATTTAGGTACACCGTGTTTACACCTGTATTGTAGTAAAGATAGACAAAACTCACGTCAAAACCgctaataaataaaaaagaaaaaaaatatataaaactcTTAAAACAAAAAACTAACGTGAAACTTTTTGTTAATTCTGGAAATCCCGTTAATATTTCAACAGGAATTCGTGTTAAAAAGGAAATCCGATACAGAGTTCGTGTTAAAAAAAGAAATCACCGGTTAAACACCTAATTAAGGAAATCGGGTtcagccttatatatatatatatataattcataACATAAAATTATTCAATTACGAGTTTTATCCTAAAACTAAATCATGGAAGCTTTGATCATCATCAACTCAAAGAGTTTAAGAAAAAAGAACTAGGATCGCTAGGAGTTTTGAGGATGAATCTTTTGCTCTCAAAACCATGATAAAAGATTTTGGTTATTCAGATAAACGGACAAGAAAAGGTAAAATTGGTTTGCAAGCAAAAGAAAGATTCCAGAGACATTAGGTTTgtaaatattttctttacatacATGAAATATTTGTAactgttctttttttttccatcGATCAAATATTTTCCTTTCTTCGATTTAATTGAATTACTAATGTAACAGATACACTGACAAACAAACAATGGAAAACGCATGGCTAACGATGTCGTACAAATAGAAAGAAACTGATGaggaggaaaaaagaaaaggTCTGTTAAGATGAACCATTAACCTTATTAATTAGAGAATCCATCACCACTGGATGCTATTCGTACCCTACTCAGCAGAAAACAGATTAACATGGTTGAAATCACATAAACTGATATCAGGGTTTTATAGAGAGTTTCAAACATTCTGACTTCTTGATCTTCCTTATGATTATAGTGCTCTTGAACCAGTGATTAGTGGACAAATCAGCATGCAACTTCATCACCAAAAACATCATCGAACTCAAGTAACTAATTGCATGAAGGCTCTTGAGCAATTGCATTAATCCATGGAGAAAGGAGATTCTCTAACTGTTACTAAACTGCAAAGCTAAATCAAATTCAATTTTCTGGAAAAATCTCATTCCACAATTACCCAACAAACAGACTACCAATAATTTAATAGGTGAGTTGTAGTTGTCCTTAGAATTGAGTGTTACCTACGAATGTGTACGGATCTTCTTGCTAAATCATGTTTTCCATCGTACAACTCATTCAACTGTTGCGGCGGTACCCTGCTGGTGAGAGCAAGAAGACAAGGTTTCCGGTTCTAAAAAACCATATTCCCGGCACAGGCTACTTACCCTAAATTGCAAAActcgaacaaaaaaaaacaacaagtaTGTACAGACTGTAGACTTGAGTTATCAGTCAACCCACGAAATCTTTAATCAAATTTGATAAATAAAAACTAATTCTCCATCAAATGGTTTTGatcaaaataaatttttgaaaaaaataatcatGGAAAATAAAAGAGAGGACAAACTAATCTCTCTATAAAAAGATATTTCAAGAGAGCAAGGGAGTAACAAACCTTTTCCACTTTAACCTGGATAAGAATACCAAAGAAAAAAATGCCAAAGCCGACATCAAATAAGAATACGGAACTCGCAATCATATTTCAAATTGGAACATGAAAACTATAGTTAAGAAAGCGAAAATGGGGTAGTGCTGGAGTTGCTGCAGTTGCTGGAGTTGCTGATTAAGAagaacagaaagaaaaaaaatggacaaCAATAGACTGCGAATAGGGAAAGGTTAACAAAGTGGTCTGGTGCCTGGCCCCttgattttttattcttttttactttgtaagttttGGACATCTGGCTGGCATGCGTGCGCTGTTATGGAGGTGAGACAGACTAGACTGTGCACTATGGGAAGGTGGTGCTTAGGATTTGACCCAGGAGCAGTTCGATCCAAGCATACACATTTTGTTTACCAAGAATACTTATTTAGTGAAGGCACCAGGTATCTATATGGAATGGAAGTATGGAACACACCATTCCAACATGTGTCGGCGGTGACAACTGTCATCTAGCATCAGTACCACCACCGTGGCCACCAGCACAGGTTCCACCGGTATCACGAAAAAGTCTTTGAAAGTACACTCTTTATACATCAATGTAATGTCATTATTGTACAGATTATCCACTTATGTTTAATGGATATGTAGAGCTTTGGTGCCCCAAAATATTTAAAATTCCTACATATCTGTTTAATTGCTTATATAAATCACACGGTTTATATAAGAATCATGAAAGAACAAGATTGATGGATCTAAATATATAAAAATTCCTAAatatttgtttaattgcttataTAAATCACACGGTTTATATAAGAACCATGGAAGAACAAGATTGATGGATCTAAAGGGAATGACATACATAGTCATGCAGTGGATTGACTAATATTTTTCTAACCTTATTAAGCAGGTAAGAACATAAAGCTGAAGGAGATCAATGGTCTGTTGACACATAGCACCATTTAATGCACAATCAATCATTGAGGCAGCATAGTACCATGCATCAAGACGGTGCCGGCGAAGCCTGCGCACACCGAATCAAAATTGCATTGACTTAAAGTGGGCTAAGCCCCTCACACGCCAAATTAATAGTGCATCGTCACGGGGAGGGAAAAGCTCCAGCACACCTGATTAGAGATACGGTTCAAAAAGAAAATTGTCCgttgcgtagcacgggcacaaaatctgaTTTGCATGTTTATACGTTTTTACACATAAACTAACACCTACAACTTTGCTTGGTCTTTTTGAAGTTTGGTCCAAGTATAAGCTACAAGGAGCATTTAAAGATATGCCGAAAAAGATTCATGTAGTTGTAGAGCTTTTGCTGCTAAGCATTGGTTTGTATTTGAGATAGTGTTGCTTATTAAGCATTATATATATATTGCTTACATGTGAAGCAAAAAGAAAATTGATGTTAGGTCAATTTATTTTAATCGGAAGACAATTGTTTATTTTTAATGTAAGTCATCGAACCCCATCTGGATTGTACATACTAAATTTTCTACAatatatctttttctttttttggttcaaaatgaacaaataaaatatatatttcatataaaaccagctaattttattatttatttctttattttagaAGGAGGACCTAAAAACCATCAGGGGTATGGGGTTGACATTCAATTATTGATTAGTGAACTTTGGTGTTGGACCACATTTTGAGGCATACACAAATATTTTATGCTCTACTAAGTAAATTAAAATAAGGTTACTGAATAGTAGATGGACAAAATTCCTTATCCATTAATTTTTCATGTTGGAACATTATGTTAATCCCTTTATATATTATTATTCCAACACTTAAGATTCGGctagaatataaaaataaaaataaatcgtaCTTGAGAAATTAGATTGACAATTGAAACGAACTATTACTTGAACTGctcattatttttcattttaaagGTGCTGATGAACAATTAGGTTGATAATAACGAAAATGATAACTGGACTTCACTTTATAAAGAACAACACTATGTTCAGCTATCTTAGTTTTTTTCTTGAAGCAGCAGTCATAGAATGAAGAATCTCTGGATATTCTTTATATCTGAAAACAtcgaatatatttttattttttaaaaattaaaatattgaatCGGTCGAATCAAAGTTTGACGGTCACAGAATGAAGAAACTCTGGATATTCTTTATATCCGAAAACaccgaatatatttttttttaagtattgaaaaaaaaggtaaatgaataaataataaataaacgaATCAACGGTGAGTAAATAATTTACCTAACTACAGGACATCCTTATCATCATTCCTAGAATATGGTTAACAATTTGTAGAACACAAAAGTTTTGTGCATGGTTCAAAAAGAATACAAAACTTTAGTGCATGACTCGGTTTTATTGGAATAATAGTAGAGCTtttttttgaatgatttttgggggaccatgattttattttgggtaaagacattagaagtaaatctaggtcacctcttatctagatatttatattaatacctaaattaccctcctgattaattttgggtaatgattaattagtgttaataatagttagcgtaatgattagtgagatgattaagttaaaaataactagtgagattaaaaaatcagatgggttttttttaaaagaagtagtATTATTgaaagagtaaagttagagaagatgaagaaggaaaacatgaaaaacgatggattttaccaaccacaaccggaggaagggtatttgggtacccaggtatgcttcaaacttagataatgttggttgaattgctccaaattttcaaaaaactgtaaatttttagagtagatttgggcttgttcagttaccttatgtgaagaataggttaccgaactcatctgaaagtgtagttcggttactttttccaaacacgcaggttaccgaactcgctctttaatggaggttttagtcgttcggtaaacagacatgttaccgaactttgtttataggatttacagagtaatgttcggttggttcgcaaactttaacccaacaacatatctaaccgaactccacatgtatggaactagtgaagagttcggtttgtcaagattttttgcgaacaaaccgaacagagtaggcaaagttcggttaaatcataactcaacatagtgggaaaaataacacagttcggttacgttgttttttttttttgtattatgggtagagttcggttactaactagttttagaattttttgcgaaccaaccgaacacaatatattggttttaaatgaggagttcggttaaaactattttttgcgaaccatccgaacacaatatattggttttcaatgaggagttcggttaaaactattttttgcaaACCAACCAAACtcggagttcggttacgaaaaaataaattcgtgataaccgaagtgttcttcgtgttcttggtttcagattgttcggttacaaaactagtttttttttaaactattcctaactgaacatgccactttaacttccatttagaccatattttaatgatttctactcaatttacccAATCATTTGATGATTTCTGCTCAATTTaccctttaaaaaaaaattaaaaacgattgatgggtttttcaatcgaacgaggaacgtcaaggaaagagagaagaagaagagaattttttttttcaaaactaaaaagttTCGATTCCCCtccaatttttgtttttgattttgattttggttaatagattcatttagattagatgtatatgactagatttatatagttattaggttagttttaatttaaatttaaattaaagtaaaggataAATGTGTATTTATCTTACTTTAGGACATcctttataagtatagggaggttggcctaataagaccatggtccctaaaaaatagTGTTTTTTTTCCTCGATGGGATGGTGATGGCCCAGCTAGATTTGAGTAGGCCCATATGATGCAGAGCGGCTTTCGAGAGTAAAATCGACGCCATATGTCTATTTTTTGTTGAAAGTAAATGCAGAATGCTCCTCCTACTACATGAGAGAGTGGTGTGCCTGAATCTCTTAATCACAGATTCACAATACCACAACCAAGTTTGATAGCCGTTATGCTCGTCGGTACGAATTTAGGTCTGCACATACTCGAAAAAAAGATAAAATCCTGAAGGTGTACTTGATGAATGGCAAAACTATAGTCGCTCCTCATTACCAATTCCGTATAATCTTATCAAGAAGAAGTAGTATTAAGTGAATTGAGAAACTTAAATCTTGATGATGACGGTAGTGAAATTTTTTTGTCCCGCTATTGATATCCTCCAACTCAAGACTTAATGAAATGAAACGACCAAAAATCAGTGATGCAAAATTATCGAGCTTCTATTGTTCAGATAAGACTAATCTTAGCCATACTAATGAAGAGGTGGGGCTCACTGCATTGAGGACACTTATACATAGTTAACACACCTCAGCGCTTACGTTGTTGATCAAGTCAAGTGGGAGGAAGCGGAAAGAAAATgatttttggtttcattttcgAGGAGTTATTGGGTTGCAACCGTTTCTTCAGACTTTAAGCCCATGCATTATTATCTACAACAACGGCTATGAAAGATCAAGGAACAAAACCAAAACGTTATCGTCAAGATACCAAAGATCTAACCCCCCGCCATCAACAATGAAACAAAAAGCTACCTCTTCTGACCAGACCGAGAAATTACCATCATTTCCCAAACTATTTATTAGGCTTAGACAAAATGACAAGTAGTGACTCTTCAGAGATGCTCGTTTTCGGTAAACTTGATTTTTTACAGTGTTTGTTacaaaagaaaattatttttttttcttttgacagCTTAGGTTTGCTTGCGACAGTACTGATGTCTTAGCTAGCTAGGTTTGTGATGCCAATTTTTCTCCTCCCTTCCTTATATATACGATAAATCCAAGATGTTTATAGTTCATGGTCGCGTAATATGAAATTCTGTCTATTTTTGTGGGACGAATCTCTGGCTTTTCTAGTAAAAAGAAAAGAGTACACTCAATAGCTATAGCAAACCTAGAATTTACTCCAGGTGAGATAGTTTAGAGACCAACAGAGGATAGCTACTGTCTTATCTTTCTTAATCTTCAAATTAGTCTTCTTTTGTCATGTCACTTGATATCACAGTTTTTCAAGTTATAAAATTATTGTCATTAGGGTAGGGTGAGTCAAGATTTTACATCCAGTTGCCATCAAGGGTAATAATTCAAGTTTCAACTGTATGGTGCCAAAAGGGTAACGAGCACGAGGAGCATGAACCTAAGAAGAGGCACCAACGAAAGGGCCAAATTCATATGAATGGAGCCGTTTGTCTGTACCTAaggtttttttcttgttttggtaTTCCTATCAATTTTTTGGAGCAAACTCCAGTGAAGTGAGATTTGTGGAGTAGTTCTACACCTCAGTGCTTACGTATTCGGTCAAGTCAAGTGGGGTGAAAGACAAGACGAGGAAATACAGTGACTTCCAAGAGAAGCGATACTAGGTTCAGTTTgagttggttatttagttgtaaCATTACAACGTTCTGTTTTCGAAAAGACATGCACCAATGTGTAATGTTTCAACGGGACCCACTTTGCCATCCCTGTATGTGGCCGGGTTAGATTTTGTGGAAGCCAATTTGCCAAAAGATAAGACTGTTGGAGGGGTTAGTCCAAAGGATTATGAAGTCGTTGTATAAGAGTCCCTCATTTCCCCGTAAAGAAGCTAGCATTTATAATATTGGAAGGGCCAAAAACTTGACTATTTGTTCACCTATTTCCTTTCTTCTCGAATATCTTTTTTTTGTTACGATGGCCTATTCgactataatatttttctttttctttttttcagatGAAGTAATAGCTCTTTTCAAACAAAAGAAAGTGGAAGACTCCCTTTGAGAAGACCACCTTTTGAAAATGGTAGTAACTCTTGTTGAGATAGTTTAGACGGAATTTCAGAAACTACTAGTCTATTTCAGAACGAATACCAGCACTAATAAAGCTTGGTTCTTTGTGAACGGTTGAAAATATTAAACAAGTTATGACTTTAGGCCAAGGTATATCTGCATGCGGCACACTACCATCCAGCAGCATTACCACTCCCAACACCAACAAGCATGCATCAATAGACCATGGATACTTGTAAGTTACAACAACAGACTATCTAGGATATTGGATAGAGCCCATGTCTTCTTATTACCCTATCTTTATTGCTGAATCGTGATCAACTAGTCTTTCCAAGTCGAGTGATTTTGTGATGTCATGCACTTAATAATCTATATGTCCGGCTCCATAGTAATAACTTTTGACTGACTGAGTGGGCCCCTTCTTTTTGTCAAGTCACGATTTTACGTCCACTTGCTGCCAAGAGGTAATAATCTAACAGTACCACGTTTGAAATGTTAAAAGAGGAAGCAAATTTGAGAAGGGGCACAAATCAACAAGGGCCAAATTCAGATGAATGGTGGCCAGGAGGCATTTGTCTCTCAGCGGCAAATTTCTTTACTTCATCAAATTGGAGTAAAATGTTTTGCAGTGGCAGTGCGGACCACGTGTgtgtaaaaataaaaaagaaaactatCAAATCTTTACGTGATGTGATGGGTGATCTTTTAGCCGCAGGATCAAGTATTGGTCACACACATGAACTTGCGGTTGTTCTGTCATACACCTTAAACATCAAATTCCCATTTGGATATGAGATAGAGATGATGCCTTCACCGATATGAGATTGAGTTCACAAAATCAGCTTGGAAGTACGTACACGTGGCGGATAAATTAAAATTATCAACATTTTataatctaaaaagttgatacgtGTAATAATCCATGAAAAAAAGAACTTCGATCTAAGATTTCAAACCCACaataagtgtttttttttttttggtatctccaCGAAAAGAGAGTCGATCACGAGGATTGTGTATTGAcagttttgaagaagaagttattgctaaGATGATATCCTCGAAGCTAGGTCCGGCCTCTACAGTTAATATCTCTGATGAGTTTCTAGATGATTTTGACCGCTCACGCTCCTAATTACGGTCCCTTCCACCTCGATTGTGCATGCGGCATTTGATGTGATTGGCCAAACGGCCCCAAACCCATACCACCGGGTAATACTCTAATCCTCGGCTTTCAGTTATTGCCAAGAGTATGATTTAGCCGCAAAACCAAAAGTTTCAAGAAACAGAGACAAAGAAACTGAATTTAAGTAAAAGATTCACCCCAAGTCTTGAACCTTTGTTTGGGTTACGCCAAACATTTGAACTTGCCATTGATCTTTTCCGCCCTAGATAAACATGAAGATAATGCCTTCACCGAATTAGATGGTTTCGCAAATTGTGCCTTGGAGTTACGTACACGTGCATGATTTGCTCAATTTGAGTAGGTACAACTTAAGACTTGAGAGTTAAGCTTGAATAATTAAAACGTCTAGAAGTTTAGTCGTGTACACATGCCAAGTATCATGATTTGAAATAAAGCAGCTACTTCATGCCTTCACTCGTTCGTTTCCTTTGTGTTCTTAGCTAGATATTTGAAGGCACAAATCAAACAAGTCATTATGAGGTCGACACTGGACAGAACCCTCGAAGCTAGGTCCGGTGTCTTCAGTTAATATCTCTGATCATGTTCGACCTCTCAGGGGCCTCATCACCTTATTAATTAGGGCCGGTGCAGCACACTAGTCAATCAACAAGACCACCGTTGAACAAAGactttctttattttgtttacaGTGTTACCCAAGAAAAAATCACGCGTGCCCAACAGACTTTCCACTATTAAAAAAGCCAAAATATCCAAGACTTTACCACGTCATTACTCCACGTAAGCTACCAAAGGTCAGAATTTCGAGGTAATTGTTCACTGATATCAAGACTAAAACCTGGCTGAAAGACACGTGGCGTATACACCTGGTAGAGCTCATAACCTCGTCTAGACCCTAAAATCCCTATAAATTCTCGTAGTAATCTCCCCAATTCCTTCTCATTGCTTTCATTCAATTTCTTTGATAATAACTTTACAAATTTTCAAAAATCATGGAAGAAACTACACTTACCGGTATATTAAAACAATCCGCCGGAAAATTTCCTTCCCATCGAAGTTTATCAGTTTCCGGGAAGTTTGATTTAACACACTCGAAGTTGCAACAACTTGTTGATCAAGCTGCTTCCATTCTTATCTCTAATGGTGTTCATCCTGGAGATGTCATCGCTCTTACTTTCCCCAACACCATCGAGGTACTACTGCTGATTTCTCTATTCTCCGCTTCGAATTTCCTCTGTTTTTATTATGATGATTTTGAATATTAAGAATATTAAAATCGAATTGTTTCTGGTAGgtaggatttttttatttttttttcatagttttttaaattttaatttgtcatattctcagaaaaaaaaattaagattctatttttgatgaaattttgatttattttacaGTTTGTAATTATGTTCTTGGCTGTGATTCGAGCTAGAGCCACGGCTGCACCGCTTAACTCAGCTTACACACAAGAAGAGTTTGAATTCTATTTATCTGACTCAGAATCAAAAATTTTACTCACTTCACAAGAAGGAAATCAGTCAGCTCAATCGGCGGCTTCTAAACTTAGTATCTCTCATATTACTGCCACATTCTCACACCTAGATGAAAAATTAACCCTCTCAGCTCAGTCTGAATCGGGTGCATTGCTCGATTCGTTACCGGCTAATGATCCATTGGATGTTGCACTTTTTCTTCATACTTCAGGGACAACGAGTCGACCTAAAGGAGTTCCATTAACTCAACAGAACTTAGCTGCTTCAGTACAAAATATTATATCGGTGTATAAACTCACTGAGTCAGACTCCACTGTGTTAGTTCTCCCACTTTTTCATGTACATGGATTACTGGCTGGGTTGCTGAGTTCACTCGGTGCTGGAGCGGCTGTGACTCTGCCGGCAGCCGGAAGATTTTCAGCTTCCACTTTTTGGCCTGACATGATCAAATACAATGCCACTTGGTATACTGCTGTCCCTACTATTCATCAGATTATATTAGAACGTCATCTTAGCCATCCCGAGGAATGTTATCCGAAGCTCCGGTTTATTCGGAGTTGTAGTGCTTCATTGGCGCCAACTATACTGACTCGGCTTGAAGAGGCTTTTGGTGCTCCTGTTTTAGAAGCTTATGCTATGACTGAAGCCTCTCATTTAATGTGTTCAAACCCATTACCTGAGAATGGTGGACATAAGTCAGGGTCGGTTGGTAAACCTGTCGGTCAAGAAATGGCTATTTTGGATGAAAATGGTGTTCAACAAGCTGAGAATGTTAACGGAGAAGTATGTATACGAGGATTGAATGTGACCAAGGGGTATAAGAACAATCCTGAGGCGAATAAAAGTGCGTATAAATTCGGATGGTTTCATACCGGTGACGTTGGGTATCTGGATTCGGAGGGGTATTTGCATTTGGTGGGACGCATCAAGGAGCTTATCAATCGTGGAGGTATAAAGCACCTGACCATTATTACTCTCTTAATTTTTGTTCACACACGTAAACAGGTTGTTTGGTATTTTAAGTTCACGTTGGAAAGCGGCTTTTAACGGTGTTAAATAGGTTTGGTTTTGCTAGTGAGTATTTGAGTGGTTAATAGTTGGAAAGCTGCTTTCAAATTCATGAGGTTTTCCTTTTTTGAGGTGGTTGGATAGTAAACTAGACA
The nucleotide sequence above comes from Papaver somniferum cultivar HN1 chromosome 8, ASM357369v1, whole genome shotgun sequence. Encoded proteins:
- the LOC113304513 gene encoding oxalate--CoA ligase-like → MEETTLTGILKQSAGKFPSHRSLSVSGKFDLTHSKLQQLVDQAASILISNGVHPGDVIALTFPNTIEFVIMFLAVIRARATAAPLNSAYTQEEFEFYLSDSESKILLTSQEGNQSAQSAASKLSISHITATFSHLDEKLTLSAQSESGALLDSLPANDPLDVALFLHTSGTTSRPKGVPLTQQNLAASVQNIISVYKLTESDSTVLVLPLFHVHGLLAGLLSSLGAGAAVTLPAAGRFSASTFWPDMIKYNATWYTAVPTIHQIILERHLSHPEECYPKLRFIRSCSASLAPTILTRLEEAFGAPVLEAYAMTEASHLMCSNPLPENGGHKSGSVGKPVGQEMAILDENGVQQAENVNGEVCIRGLNVTKGYKNNPEANKSAYKFGWFHTGDVGYLDSEGYLHLVGRIKELINRGGEKISPIEVDAVLLSHPDVAQAVSFGVPDDKYGEEINCAIIPRDGSTIDEAEILRFCKKNLATFKVPKKVFITDAVPKTASGKIQRRLVAEHFLSQISAAKVPKFGA